A stretch of Bordetella genomosp. 13 DNA encodes these proteins:
- a CDS encoding PepSY domain-containing protein gives MDIGARARRLTYLLHRWTGVFGCVLMALWFISGVVMLYVGYPKLTPWERLAALPALQPSACCVAPHALTHGGDEAVLTSIRGQPHYVAPDARGVPRAYAADTGLPAGPVGMQQALAAARAFAPHARATDGDTVWEDRWTHARGLDPHRPLHRVLLQGGAGGALYVSSATGQVVLDAPRAQQRWNYLGAWLHWLYMFRVQSVDPVWSWTVIVLSAAGTLSALTGIVVGTWRWRFRGRYRSGSRTPYREGWMRWHHVAGLLFGGALFAWIFSGLMSMNPIDAFSPAHGRPDLSAYRGGAQNEEPLRARPVDILQALRDAGFRPVELQWRRIGGQPYVLAYDAAADSRLVWQANDGLVVAAHWTPQQVMPAARRLFGAAVVSSYVLDGYDDYYYGRQSEAMNGARPRGLPALRLDFADAGRTRVYIDLRTGEVAASLDRHQRVGRWLFNFLHSWDTPALLRQGWLRDAVLIALSAGGFAVSMTGVVIGWRRLRAWLGARSRTTRRLPPA, from the coding sequence ATGGACATAGGTGCGCGCGCCCGGCGGCTGACCTATCTGCTGCATCGCTGGACCGGCGTCTTCGGCTGCGTGCTGATGGCGCTGTGGTTCATCAGCGGCGTGGTGATGCTGTACGTGGGCTATCCCAAGCTGACGCCATGGGAGCGCCTGGCGGCGCTGCCCGCGCTGCAGCCGTCGGCCTGCTGCGTGGCGCCGCATGCCTTGACGCATGGCGGCGACGAGGCGGTGCTGACGTCCATCCGCGGTCAGCCGCACTATGTCGCGCCGGATGCGCGCGGTGTGCCGCGGGCCTATGCGGCCGATACCGGCCTGCCTGCCGGCCCGGTCGGCATGCAGCAGGCCTTGGCCGCGGCGCGCGCCTTTGCTCCACACGCGCGGGCCACCGATGGCGACACAGTATGGGAAGACCGCTGGACGCATGCGCGCGGACTGGACCCGCATCGGCCGCTGCACCGCGTACTGCTGCAAGGCGGCGCGGGCGGCGCGCTGTACGTGTCCTCGGCCACGGGCCAGGTCGTGCTGGACGCGCCGCGGGCGCAGCAGCGCTGGAACTACCTCGGCGCCTGGCTGCACTGGCTGTACATGTTCCGCGTGCAGTCCGTCGATCCGGTCTGGTCGTGGACCGTGATAGTGCTGTCCGCGGCCGGCACGCTCAGCGCCCTCACGGGCATCGTGGTGGGCACATGGCGCTGGCGCTTTCGCGGCCGCTACCGGTCCGGCAGCCGCACGCCGTATCGCGAAGGCTGGATGCGCTGGCATCACGTCGCGGGGCTGCTCTTTGGCGGCGCTCTTTTCGCGTGGATCTTCAGCGGGCTGATGTCGATGAACCCGATCGACGCGTTCTCGCCCGCGCACGGCCGGCCGGACCTCTCGGCCTATCGCGGCGGCGCACAGAACGAAGAGCCGCTGCGCGCACGTCCCGTCGACATCCTGCAAGCCCTGCGCGACGCCGGGTTCCGGCCGGTCGAGCTGCAATGGCGACGCATCGGCGGCCAGCCCTACGTGCTGGCCTACGACGCCGCGGCGGACAGCCGGCTGGTGTGGCAGGCGAACGATGGCCTGGTCGTCGCCGCGCACTGGACGCCGCAGCAGGTGATGCCCGCCGCCCGCCGGCTGTTCGGCGCTGCCGTGGTGTCCAGCTACGTACTGGACGGGTACGACGACTATTACTACGGCCGCCAGTCCGAAGCCATGAACGGCGCGCGCCCGCGAGGCCTGCCCGCCTTACGGCTGGACTTCGCGGACGCCGGTCGCACGCGGGTGTACATCGACCTGCGCACCGGCGAGGTGGCGGCCAGCCTCGACAGGCATCAGCGCGTGGGCCGCTGGCTGTTCAACTTCCTGCACAGCTGGGACACGCCGGCCCTGCTGAGGCAGGGATGGCTGCGCGACGCGGTGCTGATCGCGCTCAGCGCGGGCGGCTTCGCCGTGTCGATGACCGGCGTGGTCATCGGCTGGAGGCGATTGCGAGCATGGCTCGGCGCGCGGTCGCGCACGACGCGCCGCCTGCCGCCCGCATAG